From the genome of Vigna angularis cultivar LongXiaoDou No.4 chromosome 11, ASM1680809v1, whole genome shotgun sequence, one region includes:
- the LOC108333093 gene encoding dof zinc finger protein DOF3.6, translating to MVFSSIPVYLDPPNWQQQQNQHQANGSNSPQMLPTMPQHPQEPHVGVHEAAGSIRPGLMADRSKIPAQEGALKCPRCESTNTKFCYFNNYSLSQPRHFCKTCRRYWTRGGALRNVPVGGGCRRNKKNKRSRSKSPVPTEKSSLPNPTNAMPELIGRFPQPFMASLQSMNRYGAGNAGVNLREMQAQNGSHMGFQIGGQGHGSSVTAAGGGLEQWRFQQFPFLNGFDSASAVSSYPFQTESVEGLVGDIAASSRVNQLPPRVKLEYNGGLNLSRSPLSVSENSNHYYSWTDLSGLASSSASHLL from the exons ATGGTTTTCTCTTCTATTCCAGTCTATTTAGATCCTCCCAATTGGCAGCAA CAACAAAATCAACATCAGGCAAATGGCAGTAACAGTCCTCAGATGCTTCCCACCATGCCTCAACACCCACAGGAACCTCACGTCGGAGTTCATGAAGCTGCAGGCTCAATCCGGCCCGGTTTGATGGCGGATCGGTCTAAGATTCCGGCCCAGGAAGGAGCTCTCAAGTGTCCTCGCTGTGAATCCACCAACACAAAGTTTTGCTACTTCAACAACTACAGCCTCTCTCAGCCGCGGCACTTTTGCAAGACTTGTAGGCGTTATTGGACAAGAGGTGGCGCTCTCAGGAACGTTCCTGTCGGTGGAGGATGCCGTAGGAACAAGAAGAACAAAAGGAGTCGCTCCAAATCTCCGGTTCCTACTGAGAAATCATCACTTCCCAATCCCACAAACGCTATGCCTGAGCTTATTGGTCGATTCCCACAACCTTTCATGGCCTCTCTTCAGAGTATGAACCGCTATGGTGCAGGGAACGCTGGTGTTAACTTGCGTGAGATGCAAGCTCAGAACGGTTCGCATATGGGGTTTCAAATTGGTGGTCAGGGTCATGGTTCAAGTGTTACTGCTGCTGGAGGAGGATTGGAACAGTGGCGGTTTCAGCAATTTCCTTTCTTGAATGGTTTTGACTCAGCTTCTGCTGTTTCTTCCTACCCTTTTCAAACTGAAAGTGTTGAAGGTCTGGTTGGAGATATTGCCGCAAGTTCTAGGGTTAATCAGCTGCCACCACGAGTTAAATTGGAATACAACGGTGGTTTGAATTTGTCAAGATCTCCTTTGAGTGTGTCAGAAAATAGTAACCATTACTACTCATGGACGGATTTATCCGGTCTTGCATCTTCTTCCGCTAGTCATCTCTTGTAA